Proteins from a single region of Mytilus trossulus isolate FHL-02 chromosome 2, PNRI_Mtr1.1.1.hap1, whole genome shotgun sequence:
- the LOC134706957 gene encoding ankyrin repeat domain-containing protein 45-like isoform X3 — MENRKKQTTKSAKCGGCKSGRRRKKMTPDGEQEEKEVEILLPNTTIVTHCILKNDSQRFVRCFEDDEDAFKDTVAELINQRGEDGKSPLDLAATLGRGDISKELIQRGADVLAVNCQGYCAMHHAAAWGKLGVLKVLVEALSDLQQKNIHGERPRETALRYNKTECVDFLDWAEAKVDLQNFIKTTQETLADGEKVQGRLTKDDKNIITNTCKEKAEWVERTTDATTKDFITQKMALEEVINPIMQKLNEPPTERSEKR; from the exons AT GGAAAACCGGAAAAAGCAGACAACAAAATCAGCCAAGTGTGGCGGATGTAAAAGTggcagaagaagaaaaaagatgaCACCTGACGGAGAACAAGAGGAAAAAGAAGTCGAAATTCTGCTTCCAAACACAACAATCGTTACACACTGTATCTTGAAAAATGATTCTCAAAGATTTGTGAGGTGTTTTGAAGATGATGAGGATGCTTTCAAAGACACAGTTGCTGAGTTGATTAATCAACGTGGAGAAGATGGAAAATCGCCTCTTGATCTTGCAGCTACTTTAGGACGTGGTGATATTTCGAAGGAATTGATTCAGCGGGGTGCTGATGTATTAGCAGTTAACTGTCAAG gttaTTGTGCAATGCATCATGCAGCTGCCTGGGGAAAGTTAGGTGTATTGAAAGTTTTGGTAGAAGCACTATCAGATTTACAACAGAAGAACATTCATGGAGAAAGACCAAGAGAAACAGCCCTCAGATATAACAAAACTGAATGTGTTGACTTTTTAGACTGGGCTG AAGCTAAAGTTGACCTGCAAAACTTCATTAAAACAACACAAGAAACTCTGGCAGATGGAGAGAAAGTCCAAGGGAGGTTAACCAAAGATGACAAA AACATCATTACAAATACGTGTAAAGAGAAGGCTGAGTGGGTAGAGAGGACAACTGATGCTACAActaaagattttattacacaGAAAATGGCACTTGAGGAAGTAATCAATCCCATCATGCAAAAACTCAATGAACCTC CCACAGAAAGGAGCgaaaaaaggtaa
- the LOC134706957 gene encoding ankyrin repeat domain-containing protein 45-like isoform X1, producing MENRKKQTTKSAKCGGCKSGRRRKKMTPDGEQEEKEVEILLPNTTIVTHCILKNDSQRFVRCFEDDEDAFKDTVAELINQRGEDGKSPLDLAATLGRGDISKELIQRGADVLAVNCQGYCAMHHAAAWGKLGVLKVLVEALSDLQQKNIHGERPRETALRYNKTECVDFLDWAEAKVDLQNFIKTTQETLADGEKVQGRLTKDDKNIITNTCKEKAEWVERTTDATTKDFITQKMALEEVINPIMQKLNEPLEISALSLATERSEKR from the exons AT GGAAAACCGGAAAAAGCAGACAACAAAATCAGCCAAGTGTGGCGGATGTAAAAGTggcagaagaagaaaaaagatgaCACCTGACGGAGAACAAGAGGAAAAAGAAGTCGAAATTCTGCTTCCAAACACAACAATCGTTACACACTGTATCTTGAAAAATGATTCTCAAAGATTTGTGAGGTGTTTTGAAGATGATGAGGATGCTTTCAAAGACACAGTTGCTGAGTTGATTAATCAACGTGGAGAAGATGGAAAATCGCCTCTTGATCTTGCAGCTACTTTAGGACGTGGTGATATTTCGAAGGAATTGATTCAGCGGGGTGCTGATGTATTAGCAGTTAACTGTCAAG gttaTTGTGCAATGCATCATGCAGCTGCCTGGGGAAAGTTAGGTGTATTGAAAGTTTTGGTAGAAGCACTATCAGATTTACAACAGAAGAACATTCATGGAGAAAGACCAAGAGAAACAGCCCTCAGATATAACAAAACTGAATGTGTTGACTTTTTAGACTGGGCTG AAGCTAAAGTTGACCTGCAAAACTTCATTAAAACAACACAAGAAACTCTGGCAGATGGAGAGAAAGTCCAAGGGAGGTTAACCAAAGATGACAAA AACATCATTACAAATACGTGTAAAGAGAAGGCTGAGTGGGTAGAGAGGACAACTGATGCTACAActaaagattttattacacaGAAAATGGCACTTGAGGAAGTAATCAATCCCATCATGCAAAAACTCAATGAACCTC TAGAAATAAGTGCTCTTTCATTGG CCACAGAAAGGAGCgaaaaaaggtaa